CCAACCAAGATTTTCGAGCTTCATCAGTTTCCATCTTAAGAAACAGTTGACGTACATCCTTCTTAAGAAACATGTTGCAAACATAGTTGTACTTTCCACTCCTAGGAGGAATATCAGAAAAAGTTGCCAACTTATTCATACACTTATCGATGACGGAATCATCTACCGACGGGGATGTAGCAGTGCTTTTACTAGACATAATCTCCACTAAAGAGTGTATATCCTCTCTGAATGATGCCGCACTAGATTTTGCCTTATTTGTTTTGACTTGATTGCCAGTGCCAGTATCATCAATTGAACCTCGTCTTTTAAGTGACGGCTTAGGAAATATAATAGATTCCACATTTTGTATATCATCACTTTCATCATTTCCTTCATCACTAGGATTGACCAAGTGTTCCTTGTCATAGCCATCAAAATTATTTGTTCCTTCTTCATCAAGATCTACTCTGATGCCATACATTTGTTCTTGATTCGCTGCACGTGCTCTTTCTCCAGTAGCAACAATATCAGAAAACAACGTATCATAGCGATACCATATAAGTGAAAGATCTACTTTACTGAACTTATTGTATCGATCATCCTCTTgtaacaaaaaaatcaaaaac
This DNA window, taken from Solanum dulcamara chromosome 3, daSolDulc1.2, whole genome shotgun sequence, encodes the following:
- the LOC129883599 gene encoding L10-interacting MYB domain-containing protein-like, with product MPETTKARSNAKWDDDANIKFIDLCENEIRQGRRPHTHLNRDGWNNVVEGFNRAMGKNYDKKQMKNRWDNMKKDWILFKKLMRGETGLGWDTTKNTIMADDDWWERKIKDDRYNKFSKVDLSLIWYRYDTLFSDIVATGERARAANQEQMYGIRVDLDEEGTNNFDGYDKEHLVNPSDEGNDESDDIQNVESIIFPKPSLKRRGSIDDTGTGNQVKTNKAKSSAASFREDIHSLVEIMSSKSTATSPSVDDSVIDKCMNKLATFSDIPPRSGKYNYVCNMFLKKDVRQLFLKMETDEARKSWLEYNYQLHLEKMG